In Bacteroidales bacterium, a single genomic region encodes these proteins:
- a CDS encoding MFS transporter — MKEQETITVQGTKPEDRIRFSQLAAYGAGGIIPIALFNIAGILVGLMGNISLGLSAFWLGVILIIPRLWDALSDPIIGHLSDNTRTRWGRRRPYLLIGGILVAVCFVLIWWIPKGDMVRVWFPTETGFHAFQLAYILFSLLLFFTACTIFEIPHGALGMEMTTDYHERTRLFSAKSFVGNLFAMSTPWLFALASMEIFKGPGGNEVDGMRYVSILIAAILIPLSFWWFFTLREPGFKQAAKQKKTPFWKDMKHTASNKNFIMLTLTIFTLAMGFNFVNLLGSYIPIFYVFGGDKIAGAYLLGINGTVWAITGVLAVFPLNWISPKLGKRNTLTIAILLMCLAQLSKIICYNPAYPYLIIIPTVLLSAGMLFFFTLGASMVGDICDEDDLKTGRRTEGSFYSIFWWFIKMGTALASFVAGALIVFTMFDETQVIKVDALQGSIRVLRSELQSRKDGKPQTGNFVELIGKARMRSNELMSHLETKSLETKNSKEHYVELMQNITGVDNRLANLNTTLPPEFLDKELDIIENEIVPLTKQTPFTLLMMRVVEIGLPLLLGIFSIFFILRYSLTEKRSHEIKDLLKQRNMKRSKEEGKNATESATV; from the coding sequence ATGAAAGAACAGGAAACAATCACGGTTCAGGGCACAAAACCAGAAGATCGAATTCGTTTTTCACAATTAGCTGCTTATGGCGCCGGAGGCATTATTCCCATTGCCCTCTTCAACATAGCCGGAATACTAGTGGGTTTGATGGGCAATATAAGCCTGGGGCTCAGCGCCTTCTGGCTGGGAGTTATTTTGATCATCCCTCGTTTGTGGGATGCTCTTTCTGATCCCATTATCGGTCATCTTTCTGATAATACCCGGACCCGCTGGGGGCGCCGGCGTCCCTATCTGCTGATAGGCGGAATATTAGTTGCAGTGTGCTTTGTCCTCATCTGGTGGATCCCAAAAGGTGATATGGTGCGTGTCTGGTTCCCGACTGAAACGGGTTTCCATGCGTTTCAGCTGGCCTATATTCTCTTTTCACTCCTGTTATTTTTCACTGCCTGTACTATTTTTGAGATCCCTCACGGTGCCCTTGGTATGGAAATGACTACCGATTACCACGAACGCACCCGTCTTTTCAGCGCCAAGAGTTTTGTCGGCAATCTATTTGCCATGAGCACCCCCTGGCTTTTTGCCCTCGCAAGCATGGAAATTTTCAAGGGCCCAGGAGGCAATGAGGTCGATGGGATGCGTTATGTCTCCATACTTATCGCGGCTATCCTGATTCCACTCTCCTTCTGGTGGTTTTTCACTTTACGCGAACCGGGATTTAAACAAGCTGCAAAGCAGAAAAAAACACCCTTCTGGAAAGATATGAAACACACTGCCAGCAATAAAAACTTTATCATGCTGACGCTGACGATTTTCACGCTGGCCATGGGCTTCAATTTCGTCAACCTGCTCGGGTCATACATTCCTATTTTTTATGTTTTCGGGGGTGACAAAATCGCAGGTGCCTATCTGCTCGGAATCAACGGCACCGTGTGGGCCATCACCGGAGTACTTGCCGTCTTCCCCCTCAACTGGATCAGCCCAAAATTGGGTAAACGGAATACCCTCACTATTGCTATTTTACTCATGTGCCTGGCACAACTCTCCAAGATTATCTGCTATAACCCGGCATATCCTTATTTGATCATTATTCCCACAGTACTGCTTTCTGCCGGCATGCTGTTTTTCTTTACGCTGGGAGCTTCTATGGTTGGCGACATCTGTGACGAAGATGATTTAAAGACAGGGCGTCGCACGGAGGGAAGTTTTTACTCGATATTCTGGTGGTTCATAAAAATGGGAACCGCATTAGCCAGCTTTGTCGCGGGTGCGCTGATCGTATTTACTATGTTTGATGAAACCCAGGTCATAAAAGTGGATGCCTTGCAGGGTAGTATCAGGGTGTTGCGCAGCGAGTTGCAATCCCGGAAAGACGGCAAACCCCAAACAGGAAACTTTGTGGAGTTGATCGGGAAAGCCAGAATGCGTTCAAATGAGCTCATGTCGCACCTGGAAACCAAATCCCTGGAAACCAAAAACAGCAAGGAGCATTATGTAGAGCTTATGCAAAACATTACAGGGGTGGATAACCGGCTTGCAAACTTGAACACAACATTACCTCCGGAATTCCTGGATAAAGAGCTCGACATTATTGAAAACGAAATCGTACCACTCACAAAACAGACACCCTTTACGCTTTTGATGATGCGTGTGGTGGAGATTGGACTGCCACTGTTATTGGGCATCTTTTCGATTTTCTTTATCCTCCGGTACTCTCTGACTGAAAAACGATCTCATGAAATTAAAGATCTTCTCAAGCAAAGAAATATGAAACGTTCAAAAGAAGAAGGAAAAAATGCAACAGAATCAGCGACTGTATAG
- a CDS encoding beta-galactosidase — protein sequence MTFIIKKDSFYLNGKKVFLNSGEIHYFRIKRELWDKHLEAAKEAGLTTISTYVPWAWHESEEGVFDFEGKSCPERDLKGWLQRCQAHGLHCIVKPGPFILAEIRGAGLPDWFLDQYRDEVKMRNSKGEIVQSDGVSLFNQKYLEKVTLWYDQIMPFISEREISAGGPVIMMQICNEIGVFSWLAHQGDYGHAVKDRFISYLSGKFTSIAEVNSLWGTAYQDFAHVELPPDGKLPYASKGDRGRDYEWHCFWRTYYGDYLRMLTGMARDRGVKVPLFHNLPGWIYGHGYEFPVNITMYEDLFGDKSEIFFGVDHIPEFSSYRNMHDDRIINDITYAMQGNKPLLAAEFQSGSREYHVVTNPHEMELFYKASIANGLTGWNYYMFSQGRNPRRRGYSGETFYWFTPLTPEGKRTGAFPLVKRMSKIVKTSESLIVDAKRKAEVCVLFYPPYYATELERPEEGESELQFLFTAIRRPAYFDGLLKVLQVLNIDYDMVDLSQASADSLRNYKQVWAFSTDEMNARDQQTIVDYAKAGGNIVLFPYLPDREMSQNPCTIIRNALSVEPSGKEIIDSPLIDIYDLKDIKCANPQITYSEESLSGAEIIARTIKGTACGFTKSLGSGSLVHLGTWIGFDTEGHKPVYEAILKRSGAKLRQASTGNDNLAVRERFTDQNSAVLFVGNYYNEEHSGKVTYTHPESGEAVTIPYTQNEMLWPALYGVLTPVCMEVSDGLKILHSTSDILDVAEIDGQLEITLYGDRDLAGEIVLEGKNAVKIKSATINGVEVKMVCDNERVVFNYNHKYKEEVKLIFYHSG from the coding sequence ATGACTTTTATAATCAAAAAAGATAGTTTTTATCTCAACGGCAAAAAGGTGTTCCTCAATTCAGGGGAAATTCATTATTTCAGGATTAAGCGCGAGCTGTGGGACAAGCATCTGGAAGCAGCTAAAGAGGCCGGTTTAACTACTATCAGCACTTATGTTCCATGGGCATGGCACGAATCAGAGGAGGGCGTTTTTGATTTTGAGGGCAAATCATGCCCGGAACGCGATCTTAAAGGTTGGCTTCAGCGATGCCAGGCTCATGGATTACATTGCATCGTGAAACCAGGGCCATTTATTCTGGCAGAGATCCGGGGGGCCGGACTGCCAGATTGGTTTTTGGATCAATATCGTGACGAGGTCAAGATGCGCAACAGTAAAGGTGAAATAGTTCAAAGTGACGGAGTCAGTCTGTTTAATCAGAAATACCTGGAAAAGGTTACGCTGTGGTATGATCAGATCATGCCGTTCATCAGTGAACGCGAAATATCAGCCGGCGGTCCGGTCATCATGATGCAGATCTGCAATGAGATCGGCGTATTCTCATGGCTGGCACATCAGGGAGACTATGGTCATGCAGTGAAGGATCGTTTCATTTCATACTTATCAGGTAAATTTACCAGTATTGCAGAAGTGAACAGTCTGTGGGGAACAGCTTATCAGGACTTTGCTCATGTGGAACTCCCTCCGGATGGCAAACTTCCCTATGCATCAAAGGGAGACCGCGGCCGTGATTATGAATGGCATTGTTTCTGGAGAACCTATTACGGCGACTATTTGAGAATGCTCACCGGGATGGCAAGGGACAGAGGTGTTAAGGTTCCGTTATTTCATAATCTTCCCGGCTGGATCTATGGACATGGCTATGAATTTCCGGTCAATATCACCATGTACGAAGATTTATTCGGGGATAAGAGCGAGATCTTTTTCGGAGTCGATCATATTCCGGAATTCTCATCATACCGCAATATGCATGATGACCGGATCATTAATGATATAACCTATGCGATGCAGGGGAACAAGCCGCTGTTAGCTGCTGAGTTCCAGAGCGGCTCCCGTGAATATCATGTGGTAACGAATCCACATGAGATGGAACTCTTCTACAAAGCAAGCATTGCCAATGGCCTGACCGGCTGGAACTACTATATGTTCTCACAGGGCCGCAATCCAAGGCGAAGGGGCTATTCCGGGGAAACTTTTTACTGGTTCACCCCGCTCACGCCGGAAGGTAAGCGCACTGGTGCTTTCCCGCTGGTCAAACGCATGAGTAAAATTGTTAAAACCTCTGAAAGCCTTATCGTTGATGCAAAACGTAAAGCCGAGGTATGCGTCCTTTTCTATCCTCCATATTATGCAACGGAGCTGGAACGGCCTGAGGAAGGTGAGTCTGAACTCCAATTCTTGTTCACTGCCATCCGCAGACCGGCCTATTTCGACGGATTGCTGAAAGTGCTCCAGGTCCTTAATATCGATTATGATATGGTTGATCTATCTCAGGCTTCTGCAGATTCATTGAGAAACTATAAACAGGTGTGGGCATTCAGCACGGATGAGATGAATGCCAGGGATCAGCAGACCATTGTTGATTATGCCAAAGCCGGCGGCAATATTGTCCTTTTCCCATATCTGCCTGACCGTGAGATGTCGCAGAATCCATGTACAATCATTCGCAATGCCTTGTCAGTGGAGCCATCCGGAAAGGAAATCATCGATTCGCCATTGATCGATATTTATGACCTGAAAGATATCAAGTGCGCCAATCCACAGATCACCTATTCGGAAGAATCACTCTCCGGAGCAGAAATTATTGCCCGGACTATTAAAGGCACTGCATGTGGATTTACAAAATCTCTCGGAAGCGGATCCCTGGTTCACCTGGGAACCTGGATAGGATTTGACACGGAAGGACATAAACCGGTTTATGAAGCAATTCTGAAGAGATCAGGCGCAAAGCTCAGGCAGGCATCAACCGGCAATGATAATCTCGCTGTAAGAGAACGCTTCACAGATCAAAATTCCGCCGTCCTTTTCGTAGGGAATTACTACAACGAAGAACATTCTGGCAAAGTTACCTATACTCATCCTGAAAGTGGTGAAGCTGTCACAATTCCTTACACGCAGAATGAGATGCTATGGCCGGCATTATACGGTGTATTAACTCCGGTGTGCATGGAAGTTTCTGACGGATTAAAGATCCTGCACAGCACCTCTGATATTCTCGATGTCGCAGAGATTGATGGTCAACTTGAGATTACCCTGTACGGAGATCGTGATCTGGCCGGGGAAATCGTCCTGGAGGGAAAGAATGCTGTGAAGATAAAATCCGCTACAATTAATGGAGTAGAAGTGAAAATGGTTTGTGACAACGAAAGGGTTGTGTTCAATTACAATCATAAGTATAAGGAAGAAGTTAAATTGATTTTTTACCACTCAGGATAA